A window of Streptomyces broussonetiae genomic DNA:
CTGACGCGGTGTCGGCTCCCGGGGCGGGCCTCGGAGTTCGACTCCCGGAAAGGGACACCAGGAGCCATGCGCAGAATCCGAGCCGCGGCCACCGGCGCCGTCACCCTGTCTCTCGCCCTCGCGGCCACGGCCTGCGGCGGCGGTTCCGCGACCGGGGGCGGGTCGAACGACTCACCCAAGACACTGACGTACTGGGCCTCCAACCAGGGCGCCAGCATCGCCGTCGACCAGCAGGTGCTGGGGCCCGAACTCACCAAGTTCCAGAAGCAGACCGGCATCAAGGTGAAGCTGGAGGTCGTGCCCTGGTCCGACCTGCTCAACCGGATCCTCACCGCCACCACCTCCGGCCAGGGCCCGGACGTGCTCAACATCGGCAACACCTGGAGCGCCTCGCTGCAGGCGACCGGCGCGCTGCTGCCGTGGGACGCGAAGAACCTCGCCAAGATCGGCGGCAAGGACCGGTTCGTCGACTCCGCGCTCGGCTCGACCGGCGCGGCGGGCAAGGACCCGGCCGCGGTCCCGCTGTACTCGATGGCGTACGCCCTCTACTACAACAAGAAGATCTTCGCCGACGCCGGCATCGCGAGGCCCCCGGCCACCTGGGACGAACTGGTCGCCGACGGCAAGAAGATCCAGGCCAAGGGCAAGTCCGCGCTCGGGGCCGAGGGCGCGAGCCTGGCGGAGAACATCCACCACGTCTTCGTCTTCGCCAAACAGCACGGCGCCGACTTCTTCACCGCCGACGGCAAGCCGAACTTCACCGATCCCAAGGTCGTCGACGCGGTCAGGAGTTACGTCGACCTGATGGCCAAGGACAAGGTCATCCCGGCCGGCGACGCCGAGTACGCGCAGAACCAGTCCGTCAGCGACTTCGCCAAGGGCAAGCAGGCGATGCTGCTGTGGCAGTCGGCCGCCGCCAACCTCAAGTCCCAGGGCATGAGCGAGGACGCCTACGGCATCGCGCCCGTACCGGTGATCTCCGGCACCCCCGGCACCGGCACCCAGGTCAACTCGATGGTCGCCGGCATCAACCTCGCCGTCTTCAAGAACACCCACAACCTCGACGGCGCCACGCAGTTCGTGAAGTTCATGACCTCCGACGAGGAGCAGAAGATCCTCAACAAGGCCTACAGCTCCATCCCGCCGGTCAAGTCCGCCCAGGCGGATGCGGCGTTCGGCACCCCGGCCAACGCCGTACTCAAGAACACCCTCGCCACCTCCGCGGCGGCGCTGCCACAGGTCGCCTCCGAGTCGCAGTTCGAGACGGCGGTCGGTACGGCCGTCAAGGACCTGTTCGCGGATGCCGCCGCCGGGCGCGCGGTGACCACCGACTCGGTCAAGGCCGCGCTGGACAAGGCCCAGCAGCAGATGCCGGCGGCGTGAACGAGACGATGACGACCACCGCCTTCAAGGATCCGGTGCGCGAGGCTTCCCCCGGTGCGGCGACGCGCGAGCGCCGCCGCACCGGGCGGATCCGCCGGGCCGGCCTGCCCTACCTGCTCCTCCTGCCCGCCCTCGTGCTCGAACTCCTGGTCCATCTGGTGCCGATGGTCATCGGCATCATCATGAGCTTCAAGGAACTGACCCAGTTCTACATCCGCGACTGGGGCACCGCGCCCTGGTCCGGTTTCAGCAACTACAAGGTGTCGGTGGACTTCAACGCGCCCGTCGGCAACGCGCTGTTGCACTCCTTCTTCGTCACCGTCGGCTTCACCCTGCTGTCGGTCGGCCTGTGCTGGCTGATCGGCACCGCCGCCGCCGTCTTCATGCAGGACAGCTTCCGCGGCCGGGGTCTGCTGCGCGCCCTGTTCCTGGTGCCGTACGCGCTGCCCGTGTACGCGGCCGTCATCACCTGGGTGTTCATGTTCCAGCACGACAACGGCCTGGTGAACCACGTCCTGCACGACCAGCTCCACCTCACCGGCAAGCCCTCCTTCTGGCTGATCGGAGACAACAGCTTCTACGCGCTGCTGACGGTGTCGGTGTGGAAGGGCTGGCCGTTCGCCTTCCTCATCGTGATGGCCGGCCTGCAGAACATCCCGAGGGAGCTGTACGAGGCCGCCGCGCTGGACGGCGCCGGGACCTGGCAGCAGATCCGCCGTATCACCCTGCCCTCGCTGCGCCCGGTCAACCAGGTACTGGTCCTGGTGCTGTTCCTGTGGACGTTCAACGACTTCAACACGCCGTACGTGCTGTTCGGCAGGTCCGCCCCGGACGCCGCCGACCTCATCTCGGTCCACATCTACCAGGCCTCGTTCGTCACCTGGAACTTCGGCACCGGCTCGGCGATGTCCGTCCTGCTGCTGCTGTTCCTGCTCGTCGTCACCGGCACCTACCTGCTCGTCACCTCGCGCGGACGGAGGGCCTCCGATGGCTAGCACCGACTCGCCCATGGCGCCGTCGCGTTCGTTCACCTGGTCGCGGCGGATCTTCCTCACCCTGCTCACCGGTTTCGTACTGATCCCGGTGTACGTGATGATCTCCAGCTCGCTGAAGCCGCTCGCGGACGTCACCGGCAAGTTCCGCTGGCTGCCCAGCGGGCTGACCATCCGGCCGTACATCGACATCTGGTCGACGGTCCCGCTCGCCCGCTACTTCGTGAACTCGCTGATCGTGGCGGGCGCGGCGACCGTCTGCTCGGTGGTCATCGCGGTCTTCGCCGCCTATGCCGTCAGCCGCTACGAATTCCGCGGCAAGCGCGTGTTCACGGTGACCGTGCTGTCGACGCAGATGTTCCCGGGCATCCTCTTCCTGCTTCCGCTGTTCCTGCTCTACGTCAACATCGGCAACGCCACCGGCATCGCCCTGTTCGGTTCCCGCGGCGGGCTGATCCTCACCTACCTCACCTTCTCGCTGCCGTTCTCCATCTGGATGCTGATCGGCTACTTCGACTCGGTGCCGCGCGACCTGGACGAGGCGGCGCTGGTGGACGGCTGCGGCCCGCTCGGCGCGCTGCTCAGGATCGTCGTACCGGCCGCGATCCCCGGCATCGTCGCGGTCGCCGTCTACGCCTTCATGACCGCGTGGGGCGAGGTGCTCTTCGCGTCCGTGATGACCAACGACACCACCCGCACCCTGGCCGTCGGCCTCCAGGGCTACTCCACCCTCAACAACGTCTACTGGAACCAGATCATGGCCGCCTCGCTGGTCGTCAGCGTGCCCGTGGTGGCCGGGTTCCTGCTGCTGCAGCGCTATCTCGTCGCCGGGCTGACGGCAGGTGCCGTCAAGTGACCAACACCCCGCATTCCGAAGGGACTTCCGTGTCCGAACGCATCGACCTCGCCGCCTTCCCGCACGACTTCCTGTGGGGTACGGCCACAGCGGCGTACCAGATCGAGGGGGCCGTTGCCGAGGACGGCCGTGCGCCCTCGATCTGGGACACGTTCTCGCACATCCCGGGGAAGACCGCGAACGGCGACACCGGTGACGTCGCCTGCGACCATTACCACCGCTGGCGCGAGGACATCGCCCTGATGCGGCAACTCGGCGTCGACGCCTACCGGTTGTCCGTGGCCTGGCCACGCGTGCTGCCCGCGGGCACCGGGCCGGTCAACCCCAAGGGTCTCGCGTTCTACGACGAGTTGGTGGACGGCCTGCTGGAGGCGGGCATCACCCCCTCGGTCACGCTCTACCACTGGGACCTGCCGCAGGCGCTGCAGGACCGGGGCGGCTGGCCGGAGCGGGACACCGCCTTCGCGCTCGCCGAATACGCCTCGGCCGTCGCCGCCCGCCTCGGGGACCGGGTGAAGCTGTGGGCGACCCTCAACGAGCCGTCCTGCTCGGCCTGGATCGGCCACCTCGAGGGCAAGATGGCGCCCGGCTGGACCGATCCGGCTGCCGCCGTGCGCGCCTCCTACCACCTGCTCCTCGGCCACGGCCTGGCCGCGCAGGCGGTACGCGCCGCCGCCCCCGGCGCCCAGGTCGGCATCGTCAACAACCTTTCCACCGTGTATCCGGCCACCGACCGCCCCGAGGACGTCGAGGCGGCCCGCCGCCAGGACGGCCACGTCAACCGCTGGTGGCTCGACCCGGTGCACGGCCGCGGCTTCCCCGCCGACATGGTGGAGACATACGGCGTCGAACTCCCCGTCCAGACAGGTGACTTGGACACGATCGCGACGGACCTGGACTGGCTCGGCCTGAACTACTACTTCCCGGCCTACGTCGCCGACGCCCCCGACGGCCCGCCGCCGTACGTGCGTGCCGTGCGCCGTGAGGGCGTCCCGCGTACCGGCATGGACTGGGAGATCGACGCGAGCGGCATCGAGACCCTGCTGCTGAGGCTCACCGAGGAGTACGGCGCCCGGAAGATCTACGTCACCGAGAACGGCTCGGCCTTCGAAGACGTGGTCCGCCCCGACGGCAGCGTGGACGACCCCGAGCGCCAGGAGTATCTGGAGCGGCACCTCGCCGCCTGCGCCTCCGCCGCCCGCAAGGGGGCCCCGCTCGCCGGCTACTTCGCCTGGTCGCTGCTGGACAACTTCGAGTGGGCGTACGGCTACGCCAAGCGCTTCGGCCTGATTCACGTCGACTACCGCACCCAGGTGCGCACCATCAAGGGCAGCGGCCACCGGTACGCGGACATCGTCCGTGTCCACCGCGGCCGGGGCCGCCGGGCCGCCTGACCCGGGGCCGGCCGGTGGGCACGGGAAGGGAGACCCGTGCCCACCGGTCTCCCGGCCACACCGCGCATGTCGAATGTCATGTATGCGACATTCGCACGCCCGGGACGGAGAGCGGCACGTGCGCCTCCGCCCCGCAAGGAGAACCGCATGCCGTCCCCTCGCGTCCCGTGCACCCTGCTCGCCGCCTTCACCACCACGGCCCTGCCGGCCACCGGCCCGCCGTGACGGCGGCGGGAGCCGTACGACGTGCCGAACGCCCCGCGAGGAACCGGGAGCCTGCCGCCCCGTGACCGCCCCGTCCCCGTTGCGGGCACGGGCAGGGACCGTTCGTGGCGGGCCGGGCCCTCGCCGACCGGTACGGCGTACGGCGAAGCCCTGGCGGAGCCGGGGCGGCTGGGGCTTCCCACCGACGCCCCGGCCTTCGCCGCGGGCCTGCTCGAACTCGTCGGCACCACGGCGACGGGCGCCCTGCCGACGGCGGGGCCGGTGCCGTCCGGGGCGCGGCACGGCACCTGAACACCACACCCCTGCCCCACGTATCCCCTCACCGTGGGAGACTCCCTCTCCATGAGCGCGTCCCCGGCGGTGAGAGGTCTGCGGGCCGCGGTGTTCGCCGCGGTGTGCGTGCTGCTCGCCGCGGCCGGGCACGGGCTCGCCATGGGCGACATGCCACCGCTGTGGGCGGACGCGGCGGGCTTCCTCGGCGTGTTCGCGCTCGGCTGGGTCCTCGGCAGACGGGAGCGGTCGCTCGCCGGGATCGGCGCCGCCATGCTGCTCACCCAGGCCGCCCTGCACGCCGGCTTCGACGCCGCCCACCGCACCACAGGGCGTGTCACCACGTCCGGCCACGGTATGGCCGCGGTGCATGCCCACGACATGGCCGCGATGCACGTCCACCCGGGGGCCCCGCATCTCACCGCGCACGCCACTGCCACCCACTTTCTCGCCGCACTGGCCGCCTCCTGGTGGCTACGGCGCGGCGAGGCCGCCCTGTGGTCGCTGCTGCGCCGCACCGCCACGCTCGTCCCCGGCCTCGCCGCCTGGTGGCACGGCGCCCCGCTGCCCGCTCCCGCCCCGCGCCCCGTACGCGTCCCGGCCGACCCCGCACCACCCCGCCGGACCCCGCTGCGGCACGCGGTCGGCCGGCGCGGCCCCCCGCACCCGGTCCCGTACTCGATCTGACCCGGATGCTCCACACCTCTCGTACCACCACACCTCTCGTACGGAGACCGACTCACCCATGTCCGCAGCACACCCGGCCCTGCGCCGCGCCGCGACCGTCACCGCCGGCGCCGCCGCCACCGTCCTGCTCACCGCCGGTGCCGCGTTCGCGCACGTCACCGTCCACCCCGACAGCTACGCCAAGGGCGCCACCGACGGCGTCCTGACCTTCCGCGTCCCCAATGAGGAGGACAACGCCACCACCACCAAGGTCGAGGTCTTCCTGCCCACCGACCACCCCGTCCTCGGCGTGCTGGTCCACCCGCAGGACGGCTGGAGCGCCAAGGTCACCACCACCAAGCTCAAGACGCCGGTCAAGACCGACGACGGCACCATCACCGAGGCCGCCTCCGAGATCACGTTCACGGGCGGGAAGATCGGCGCCGGACAGTACGAGGACTTCAACGTCGCCTTCGGCCAACTGCCCGACGACACCGGACAGTTGGCCTTCAAGACGCTCCAGACCTACTCCGACGGCAAGATCGTCCGCTGGATCGAGGAGCCCACCGGCGCCGACGAGCCGGAGAACCCGGCCCCGGTGCTCAAGCTGACCGCCGGTGACGCGAGCGCCGCCCCGGCCCCTGCCAAGAGCGCCGCCGCCACCGCCCAGGCGTCCGGCTCCAGCGACTCCACGGCCCGCGGGCTCGGCATCGCCGGCCTGGTCGTCGGCGTCCTCGGCCTCGCGGCGGCCGCCTTCGCGCTCGTCCGGAGCCGCAAGCCGCAGTCGTAGATCACATGCAGGGGGAAGGGCCCGGACCGGCATCCCGGTCCGGGCCCTTCCCTCTGGCGGCGGTTCGCTCAGCGTGCCGCCAGTTCCAGGACCGGCGCCTCGGTCGGGACCTGCGCCGACGTCCGCGACGCACGCCACAGCCAGCGCACGTCGCGGCCGAAGGACCACACCAGGGAGCCCAGCGCCAGCAGCACGATCGCGAGGTTCGCCGGGCGCGGCAGCAGCTCGGCGCCCGCCAGGAGCAGGGCGATGCCCTGCACCGCGGCCACCGTCTTGCGGGCGAAGGACGGCGGCAACGGGGCGTTCAGCCACGGGGCGAGGCGGGCGGCGGCGACGAACGCGTAGCGCATCGCGCCGATCAGCAGCACCCACGGACCCAGCTGCATGGCGACGTAGACGCTCAGCACCAGGATCAGGAACGCGTCGACCTCCATGTCGAAACGCGCGCCGAGAGCCGTCGACGTACCCGTGCGGCGGGCCACCTTGCCGTCCACGCCGTCCAGCAGCAGGGCGACCGCGGTCAGCCCCACCATCAGCGTCACCGGCGGGGCGCTCTCGAAGGAGTCCGCGACCAGCGCGGTCACCCCGCCGACCAGGGTCGCCCGGCCGAACGTGACCCGGTTGGCCGGCCCGAAGGAACTGAGGCGCGAGCGGTGCAGTGCCCGAGCCAGCACGGCCCAGGTGGCGAACGCGAACGCGAGCCCCGTCAGCCAGCCGGCCGGCCCCATGCCTATCGCCGTGCCGAGCAGGGCCAGCAGCAGGACCTGTACGCCCGCTCCCACAGCGGTCTCCTGCTGAAGCCTCGCGTCATACGTGTTGTTCAGGGCCACCGCACACCCTCCGGCCGAGTGACAGAGTCGATCAACGCCGCGTACTGTGCGCGGCCTGTGCACTTCTCGGTACGTGAACAACTTGCCTAATGTTCAGGAGGATGCCGATGAACCGCTCGGCCCGCGCGTTCTGGCTGCGGTCGCCCGGTCACGGGGAACTGCGCGACGTCACCCTCGCGGCACCCGCCGAAGGCGAGGTCCTGGTCCGCGCCCTGTACTCCGGGGTGAGCCGCGGCACCGAGACACTCGTCTTCCGCGGCCAGGTGCCCGAGAGCCAACACGCCGCGATGCGGGCGCCGTTCCAGGACGGCGACTTCCCCGGCCCGGTCAAGTACGGCTATCTCAGCGTCGGCAAGGTGGAACAGGGCCCGGCTGAGCTGATCGGACGCACGGTCTTCTGCCTGTATCCGCACCAGAGCCGTTACGTCGTTCCAGTGAGCGCCGTGACCGTCGTACCCGAGTCGGTGCCCGCCGCCCGGGCCGTGCTCGCCGGGACCGTGGAGACCGCCGTGAACGCCCTGTGGGACGCCGCCCCGCTGATCGGCGACCGGATCGCGGTGGTCGGCGGCGGCATGGTCGGCTGCTCGGTGGCCGCCCTGCTCGCCCGGTTCCCCGGCGTCCGCCTCCAGCTCGTCGACGCCGACCCCGCCCGCGCCAGGACCGCCGAGGCACTCGGCGTCGACTTCGCCACACCCGAGGACGCCCGCGGCGGCTGCGACCTCGTCGTCCACGCCAGCGCCACCGAAACCGGCCTCACCCGCGCCCTGCAGCTCCTCGCCCCCGAGGGCACGGTCGTGGAACTGAGCTGGTACGGCGACCGGCGCGTGAGCCTGCCGCTCGGCGAGGCATTCCACTCCCGTCGGCTCACCGTGCGCAGCAGCCAGGTCGGCACCGTCTCCCCGGCAGCCCGCGCCGGCCGCGACTACGCCGACCGGATGGCACTCGCCCTCGACCTGCTCGCCGACCCGGCCCTGGACGCGCTCATCACCGGTGAGAGCGCGTTCGAGCAACTCCCCGACGTCATGCCCAAGCTCGCCACCGGCCGGATCCCGGCCCTGTGCCACCGGATCCGGTATGCCGAGGCGGTCTGACCTGAGAAAAGAGTGAGAGAGGGCTGAACACGGGGAAGCGAAGAGCCGTACTACACGTCATCCCCGGACAGGCACCGTCCGGGGGACCAGACGCGCCGCACCTGGAGGGTCGTCCGTTGTTCAGCATCACCGTCCGCGATCACATCATGATCGCCCACAGTTTCAGCGGCGAGGTGTTCGGGCCCGCGCAGCGACTGCACGGCGCCACCTTCCTCGTGGACGCCACATTCCGCCGCGAACAGCTGGACCAGGACAACATCGTGGTCGACATCGGCCTGGCCACCCAGGAACTCCGCCTGATCACGGCCGAGCTGAACTACCGCAACCTCGACGACGAACCGGAGTTCGCCGGTGTCAACACCTCCACCGAGTTCCTCGCCAAGGTGATCGCCGACCGGCTCGCCGCCCGCATCCACCGGGGCGCGCTCGGTGAAGGCGCCAAGGGGCTCGCCGGGATGACCGTCACCCTGCACGAGTCGCACATCGCCTGGGCGAGTTACGAGCGTGGCCTGTGACCGGGACGACGACCATGCAGCAGGCCCGCCTGTCCTACGTGCCGGCACAGCCCGCCGCCGAGAGCGCCGGAGTCACCCCCATGTCCCTGCGCACCGTGCACTTCGTCCTGCCCGGCGGCGTCGACGACCCGGCCGCGCCCAGCGGCGGCAACGCCTACGACCGCCGGGTCTGCCTGGACCTGCCCGGCTTCGGCTGGCAGGTCACCCGGCACCGTGCGCCCGGCACCTGGCCGCGTCCCGACCGGCCCGCCCGCGACCGGCTCGCCCGCACCCTGCGGGACCTGCCGGACGACGCGGTCGTCCTGCTCGACGGGCTCGTCGCCTGCGGTGTCCCCGAGATCGTCACCCCGCACGCCGACCGGCTGCGCCTCGCCGTGCTCGTCCATCTGCCGCTCGGCGA
This region includes:
- a CDS encoding GH1 family beta-glucosidase, translating into MSERIDLAAFPHDFLWGTATAAYQIEGAVAEDGRAPSIWDTFSHIPGKTANGDTGDVACDHYHRWREDIALMRQLGVDAYRLSVAWPRVLPAGTGPVNPKGLAFYDELVDGLLEAGITPSVTLYHWDLPQALQDRGGWPERDTAFALAEYASAVAARLGDRVKLWATLNEPSCSAWIGHLEGKMAPGWTDPAAAVRASYHLLLGHGLAAQAVRAAAPGAQVGIVNNLSTVYPATDRPEDVEAARRQDGHVNRWWLDPVHGRGFPADMVETYGVELPVQTGDLDTIATDLDWLGLNYYFPAYVADAPDGPPPYVRAVRREGVPRTGMDWEIDASGIETLLLRLTEEYGARKIYVTENGSAFEDVVRPDGSVDDPERQEYLERHLAACASAARKGAPLAGYFAWSLLDNFEWAYGYAKRFGLIHVDYRTQVRTIKGSGHRYADIVRVHRGRGRRAA
- a CDS encoding CDP-alcohol phosphatidyltransferase family protein, translating into MALNNTYDARLQQETAVGAGVQVLLLALLGTAIGMGPAGWLTGLAFAFATWAVLARALHRSRLSSFGPANRVTFGRATLVGGVTALVADSFESAPPVTLMVGLTAVALLLDGVDGKVARRTGTSTALGARFDMEVDAFLILVLSVYVAMQLGPWVLLIGAMRYAFVAAARLAPWLNAPLPPSFARKTVAAVQGIALLLAGAELLPRPANLAIVLLALGSLVWSFGRDVRWLWRASRTSAQVPTEAPVLELAAR
- a CDS encoding carbohydrate ABC transporter permease — encoded protein: MTTTAFKDPVREASPGAATRERRRTGRIRRAGLPYLLLLPALVLELLVHLVPMVIGIIMSFKELTQFYIRDWGTAPWSGFSNYKVSVDFNAPVGNALLHSFFVTVGFTLLSVGLCWLIGTAAAVFMQDSFRGRGLLRALFLVPYALPVYAAVITWVFMFQHDNGLVNHVLHDQLHLTGKPSFWLIGDNSFYALLTVSVWKGWPFAFLIVMAGLQNIPRELYEAAALDGAGTWQQIRRITLPSLRPVNQVLVLVLFLWTFNDFNTPYVLFGRSAPDAADLISVHIYQASFVTWNFGTGSAMSVLLLLFLLVVTGTYLLVTSRGRRASDG
- a CDS encoding zinc-dependent alcohol dehydrogenase encodes the protein MNRSARAFWLRSPGHGELRDVTLAAPAEGEVLVRALYSGVSRGTETLVFRGQVPESQHAAMRAPFQDGDFPGPVKYGYLSVGKVEQGPAELIGRTVFCLYPHQSRYVVPVSAVTVVPESVPAARAVLAGTVETAVNALWDAAPLIGDRIAVVGGGMVGCSVAALLARFPGVRLQLVDADPARARTAEALGVDFATPEDARGGCDLVVHASATETGLTRALQLLAPEGTVVELSWYGDRRVSLPLGEAFHSRRLTVRSSQVGTVSPAARAGRDYADRMALALDLLADPALDALITGESAFEQLPDVMPKLATGRIPALCHRIRYAEAV
- a CDS encoding YcnI family copper-binding membrane protein; this encodes MSAAHPALRRAATVTAGAAATVLLTAGAAFAHVTVHPDSYAKGATDGVLTFRVPNEEDNATTTKVEVFLPTDHPVLGVLVHPQDGWSAKVTTTKLKTPVKTDDGTITEAASEITFTGGKIGAGQYEDFNVAFGQLPDDTGQLAFKTLQTYSDGKIVRWIEEPTGADEPENPAPVLKLTAGDASAAPAPAKSAAATAQASGSSDSTARGLGIAGLVVGVLGLAAAAFALVRSRKPQS
- a CDS encoding 6-pyruvoyl trahydropterin synthase family protein, with translation MFSITVRDHIMIAHSFSGEVFGPAQRLHGATFLVDATFRREQLDQDNIVVDIGLATQELRLITAELNYRNLDDEPEFAGVNTSTEFLAKVIADRLAARIHRGALGEGAKGLAGMTVTLHESHIAWASYERGL
- a CDS encoding carbohydrate ABC transporter permease, coding for MAPSRSFTWSRRIFLTLLTGFVLIPVYVMISSSLKPLADVTGKFRWLPSGLTIRPYIDIWSTVPLARYFVNSLIVAGAATVCSVVIAVFAAYAVSRYEFRGKRVFTVTVLSTQMFPGILFLLPLFLLYVNIGNATGIALFGSRGGLILTYLTFSLPFSIWMLIGYFDSVPRDLDEAALVDGCGPLGALLRIVVPAAIPGIVAVAVYAFMTAWGEVLFASVMTNDTTRTLAVGLQGYSTLNNVYWNQIMAASLVVSVPVVAGFLLLQRYLVAGLTAGAVK
- a CDS encoding ABC transporter substrate-binding protein, with the protein product MRRIRAAATGAVTLSLALAATACGGGSATGGGSNDSPKTLTYWASNQGASIAVDQQVLGPELTKFQKQTGIKVKLEVVPWSDLLNRILTATTSGQGPDVLNIGNTWSASLQATGALLPWDAKNLAKIGGKDRFVDSALGSTGAAGKDPAAVPLYSMAYALYYNKKIFADAGIARPPATWDELVADGKKIQAKGKSALGAEGASLAENIHHVFVFAKQHGADFFTADGKPNFTDPKVVDAVRSYVDLMAKDKVIPAGDAEYAQNQSVSDFAKGKQAMLLWQSAAANLKSQGMSEDAYGIAPVPVISGTPGTGTQVNSMVAGINLAVFKNTHNLDGATQFVKFMTSDEEQKILNKAYSSIPPVKSAQADAAFGTPANAVLKNTLATSAAALPQVASESQFETAVGTAVKDLFADAAAGRAVTTDSVKAALDKAQQQMPAA